A window of Tautonia plasticadhaerens contains these coding sequences:
- a CDS encoding IS66 family transposase, which translates to METAALPEDLATCHGMIRQLADSLRAARRQVEQLGHRLDLLLRRMYGPRSERVDPGQLLLFAEPAEPPLAPSPEAPSEASPPSRARPVRGHGRRP; encoded by the coding sequence ATGGAGACCGCGGCTCTGCCCGAAGACCTGGCCACCTGCCACGGCATGATCCGCCAGCTCGCGGACAGCCTGCGGGCCGCCCGTCGGCAAGTCGAGCAGCTCGGCCACCGCCTCGACCTCCTGCTCCGCCGGATGTATGGCCCGCGATCCGAGCGGGTCGATCCGGGCCAGCTGCTCCTCTTCGCCGAGCCGGCGGAGCCACCTCTCGCCCCGTCCCCCGAGGCGCCATCGGAGGCATCGCCGCCATCGCGTGCCCGCCCGGTGAGGGGCCACGGCCGCCGACCGTAG
- a CDS encoding helix-turn-helix domain-containing protein — protein MARVIEEEFGVCYHKAHVGRLPPELGWTPQVPVRRAIQRDEEAIRR, from the coding sequence ATCGCCCGGGTCATCGAGGAGGAGTTCGGCGTCTGCTACCACAAGGCCCACGTCGGTCGGTTGCCCCCTGAGTTGGGCTGGACGCCCCAGGTGCCGGTCCGGCGGGCGATCCAGCGGGACGAGGAGGCCATCCGCCGCTGA
- the tnpB gene encoding IS66 family insertion sequence element accessory protein TnpB (TnpB, as the term is used for proteins encoded by IS66 family insertion elements, is considered an accessory protein, since TnpC, encoded by a neighboring gene, is a DDE family transposase.), whose protein sequence is MLSWPPSVRIFLAARPADMRRGFDGLARMTTEVIRQDPLSGALFVFRNRRGDRLEVLYWAGDGYALWSRRLERGTFRFPACDGDAAEIRGADLAMILDGVDLASVRRRPRDALPTASTTP, encoded by the coding sequence ATGCTGAGCTGGCCGCCCTCCGTCCGCATCTTCCTCGCCGCTCGGCCGGCGGACATGAGGCGCGGGTTCGACGGCCTGGCTCGCATGACGACCGAGGTGATCCGCCAGGACCCGCTCTCCGGCGCCCTGTTCGTCTTCCGCAATCGCAGGGGGGACAGGCTGGAGGTCCTGTACTGGGCCGGCGACGGGTACGCCCTCTGGTCTCGGCGGCTGGAGCGGGGGACGTTCCGGTTCCCGGCCTGCGACGGCGACGCCGCCGAGATCCGCGGGGCGGACCTGGCCATGATCCTCGACGGGGTGGACCTTGCCTCGGTCCGACGCCGGCCACGCGACGCCCTCCCCACGGCCTCCACCACGCCCTGA
- a CDS encoding GntR family transcriptional regulator produces the protein MDIRISASDGIPIYQQIVNQVKYLVASGRLTPGEELPPIRALAERLVINPNTVARAYRELEVAGVVVKRGTTGTFVSASGSPLAHRERVRILSERVDALLAEARQLGFDTDALFDLIRRRERALQPRPEES, from the coding sequence ATGGACATCCGAATCTCGGCAAGCGACGGCATCCCCATCTACCAGCAGATCGTCAACCAGGTGAAGTATCTGGTGGCCTCCGGCCGGCTCACCCCGGGCGAGGAGCTGCCCCCGATCCGAGCCCTGGCCGAGCGGTTGGTCATCAATCCGAACACCGTCGCGCGGGCCTACCGTGAGCTCGAGGTCGCCGGGGTGGTGGTCAAGCGGGGCACCACCGGCACGTTCGTCTCCGCGTCCGGTTCTCCACTGGCCCACCGCGAGCGGGTCCGCATCCTCTCCGAGCGGGTCGACGCCCTGCTCGCCGAGGCCCGCCAGCTCGGCTTCGACACCGACGCGTTGTTCGACTTGATCCGCCGGCGCGAACGGGCGCTGCAACCACGCCCCGAGGAGTCCTGA
- the tnpC gene encoding IS66 family transposase, whose product MRTAQEVPPDQRACPGCGHDRVPIGEETSEQLDYRPASLFVVEHVRFKVACRHCQGHVAVAAKPPQPIEKGLPGPGLLAQVITSKYADHLPLYRQEGIFAQHGVEQSRKTMCGWMARAAWLLEPIWKAMRAEVLRSRVIQTDDTTVPVLDRRLDRARTARLWVYLGDREHPYALYDYTADRSRDGPERFLGDYRGYLQADAYSGYDRIYSRGVVEVGCWAHARRKFFDARTSDPERAHEALARIRLLYEVEAAGKGRDEAGLLALRRERSVPLLDRLGTWLEEQARRVLPKSPIGGAIGYARSNWAALNRFTEAGFLSIDNNASERAVKPVAIGRKNWLFAGSEGGGRTAAILFSLASTCKALMIDPFAYLRDVLDRVCTHPARRVAELLPDRWRTHHSIPGSTPA is encoded by the coding sequence TTGCGCACCGCTCAGGAGGTCCCGCCCGATCAGCGGGCCTGCCCCGGATGCGGCCACGACCGGGTGCCGATCGGCGAGGAGACGAGCGAGCAGCTCGACTACCGCCCGGCCTCGCTCTTCGTCGTCGAGCACGTCCGGTTCAAGGTCGCCTGCCGCCATTGCCAGGGGCATGTCGCCGTGGCGGCCAAGCCTCCCCAGCCGATCGAGAAGGGGCTGCCGGGGCCGGGCCTGCTCGCGCAGGTGATCACGAGCAAGTACGCCGACCACCTCCCGCTCTACCGGCAGGAGGGCATCTTCGCCCAACACGGGGTCGAGCAGTCGCGCAAGACGATGTGCGGCTGGATGGCCCGGGCGGCCTGGCTGCTGGAGCCGATCTGGAAGGCGATGAGGGCCGAGGTGCTCAGGTCGCGGGTGATCCAGACCGACGACACCACCGTGCCGGTGCTCGATCGACGCCTGGATCGGGCCCGCACCGCCCGGCTCTGGGTCTATCTCGGCGATCGCGAGCATCCCTATGCCCTCTACGACTACACGGCCGACCGGAGCCGCGACGGGCCGGAGCGGTTCCTGGGCGACTACCGCGGCTATCTCCAGGCCGATGCCTACAGCGGATACGACCGGATCTACTCTCGTGGCGTGGTCGAGGTGGGCTGCTGGGCCCACGCGCGCCGCAAGTTCTTCGACGCTCGCACGAGCGACCCAGAGCGGGCGCACGAGGCCCTGGCGCGGATCCGACTGCTCTACGAGGTGGAGGCCGCGGGCAAGGGCCGGGACGAGGCCGGGCTGCTCGCCCTGCGGCGGGAGCGGTCCGTCCCGCTGCTGGACCGGCTCGGCACCTGGCTGGAGGAACAGGCCCGGCGGGTGCTCCCGAAGAGCCCGATCGGCGGCGCGATCGGCTACGCCCGGTCGAACTGGGCGGCATTGAACCGTTTCACCGAGGCCGGATTCCTGTCGATCGACAACAACGCGAGCGAGCGGGCCGTGAAGCCGGTCGCCATCGGCCGCAAGAACTGGCTGTTCGCCGGGAGCGAGGGCGGCGGGAGGACGGCGGCGATCCTGTTCAGCCTCGCCTCGACGTGCAAGGCCCTGATGATCGACCCCTTCGCCTACCTCCGCGACGTGCTGGATCGGGTCTGCACCCACCCGGCCCGCCGGGTCGCGGAATTGCTGCCCGATCGCTGGCGGACCCACCACTCCATTCCGGGATCAACCCCGGCGTGA
- the tnpA gene encoding IS66 family insertion sequence element accessory protein TnpA: protein MAKSSSTSKADYWTGIIREYRRSGLTQGRFCQEHGVAYHSLRWWLGRLRAEGASVSPSRRKPRASAPKPREPGGPCFLPVRVIEAEADRRSHEPSDGAASPIQILLTGGRRIAVGADFDPDILRRVVATLEAPGC from the coding sequence ATGGCCAAGTCTTCCTCAACGTCCAAGGCCGACTACTGGACCGGGATCATCCGGGAGTATCGACGGAGCGGCCTGACCCAGGGCCGATTCTGCCAGGAGCATGGCGTCGCGTATCATAGCCTCCGCTGGTGGCTCGGCCGGCTCAGGGCGGAGGGGGCCTCTGTCTCCCCGAGCCGGCGCAAGCCCAGGGCATCCGCGCCGAAGCCTCGTGAGCCTGGGGGACCGTGCTTCCTGCCCGTGCGCGTCATCGAGGCCGAAGCCGACCGCCGATCCCACGAACCATCCGACGGCGCCGCATCGCCGATCCAGATCCTCCTGACCGGCGGGCGACGCATCGCCGTGGGGGCCGACTTCGACCCGGACATCCTCCGCCGCGTCGTCGCCACCCTGGAGGCCCCGGGATGCTGA